TGTTGATTTCCCTCCAGGTGCTGCACATGTGTCTAATATATCATCACCTTTTTCAACTCCAAGTGCTTGTGCAACTAACATCGAGCTTTCATCTTGAATCGAAAGGAATCCTTCTTTAAATGCATTCGTATGAGCAACATTTCCTTTTTGGATTTCTATTGCAAATGGAGATAGTTTTCCTACCTTAACCTGTACTCCTTCATCTTCAAGCATTTTAATCACGTCTTCTCTTGAAGATTTCATTGTATTGACCCTTGCGGTTTGAAACGGTGGAAGTATGTTCTCTTCACAAATTTTTCTCGTTTCTTCTTCTCCGAATTCTTTTACCCATTGTTCAATTAACCATTTTGGATGATTCGTTTCAATTGAAAGCCTTTCAATCGGATCCTGTATTTCATCGATTGATCGTAAACCATTTCTTTGAATATTTCTTAAAACCCCATTTACTAAAGAAGCAATTCCTTTATGTCCGCGCTTTTTAGCAATATTAACAGCCTCATTTAAAACTGCGTGAGGAGGTATACGATCTAAAAAATGCAATTGATATAATGAAAGTTTTATTAATATATAAACCCATTCTTCTAATTTCTTCTGATTTTTAATGAATGGTTCTAAATAAAAATCTAATAATTGATCTCTTTGGATTGTTCCATAGATTATTTCTGTTAATAGTCCCGAATCAGCCGAAGATAAATCATTCTTTTGAATATAGTTATTTACTAACAAATTACTATACGATTGATTTTTATAAACTGAAAGAAGAGCATCTAAGGCAATCTCTCGTACATTTTTACTCATGTTATTCTCCTAACTTCATTCCACGTTCAATAAAAGAACCTGCACCATTAATATATTGCTTTGCTTCCATACGCTTTTTACCAGCGGGCTGTAAATCAGTAATTTTGATAGCAGTATGATTACCTGTTGCTACTAATATGCCATCGTTTAAAACATCAATTATTTCACCCGGTGTAGAATCTTGATTCGTATTTACTTTTTCACTCCACCAAACTTTTAAAACTTCTCCGTTTAATGTAGTATAAGCTACTGGCCAAGGGTGTAAACCTCTTACGTGATTATAAATCTCTTCACCAGTTTTTGACCAATTTATTTGTTCTTCCTCACGCTTAATATTTTTTGCAAAGCTAACTTTACTTTCATCTTGCTTAACTGCAGTAATTTCACCTTTTAATAATGGTGGAATTGTTTCTAAAAGTAAATTCGCACCAGCAATACTTAATTTATCGTGAAGCGTTCCAACGTGATCCTTTTCTTCAATCGGAACAACGACTTTGGCTAACATATCACCAGCATCTAACTTTTCAACCATATACATAATTGTTACACCAGTTTCACTCTTTCCTTGAATGATCGAATAGTGAATTGGAGCCCCACCTCGTAATTCTGGTAACAATGAAGCATGTACATTTATACAACCAAATTTAGGAGCTTCAAGAATATCTGTAGGAAGGATTTGTCCAAAAGCTGCAGTTACGATTAAATCTGGCTTCAATGCCAATACTTTTTCTGTTTCTTCTGGAAGTCTAATTTTTTCAGGTTGTAAAACTGGGATATTATGTTTTAAAGCTTCTACTTTAACAGGAGGTGGAGTTAGCACTCTTTTTCGACCAACAGGGCGATCTGGCTGAGTTACTACACCTACTACATCATATCCTCCCTCAATTAATCTTCTTAAAACAGGAACAGAAAAATCTGGTGTCCCCATAAAAACAATCTTTGTCATTTTTTTGCCTACCCTTCTAATTCACTTTCTTCATAGTATTTCGAGACTTTGGAAGTGAATAAAACTCCATTTAAATGATCAATTTCATGTAAAAGTGCACGAGCTAAAAATCCACGTGCTTCTATAATAAAATATTTTCCACGTTTATTTTGTGCTTTGATTTTTGCATAACTAGGTCTTGTTACATCACCATATAAGTTTGGGAAACTTAAACAACCTTCAACATCAGTTTGCTCGCCTTTTGTTTCCATTACGATTGGATTAATTAAATCAATTCTTCCATTCTCATCTTCAACATCAACAACAGCTACTTGTTGCAGAATTCCAACTTGTGGAGCTGCTAAGCCAACACCATCTGCTGAGAGCATTGTCTCATACATATTATTTAAAAGTTTTACTAAATTTTTATCAAATGTCGTCACTTTTTCACAAGGTGTTTCAAGAATTTCATTAGGATATTCTACTATTTTTAATAAAGCCAATTTCACAACTCCTATCTTGATTGTACGTTAAGTTTAATTTTTAATAACGACCTACGTCTTATGCTTAGGGGGTGACCAGTCCCCTCCACTTTTCGTTTCTGTCTAGCTCCAGGCGTTAGCCCCTCGAGGTGTCGGGTCTGACCAGTCCCCTCCACTTTTCGTCACATAAACATAGTAGGTTGAAAGTCGATTGTTAATTGTAGTTTGCCTTTGTCCGTTTCGTCTTGGTAGTATTGTTGAATTCGGTTTAGTACGTCATAGAGTGCAGGTTCAGATTTGTATTTTATAACACATTGATAACGAAAATGGTCTTTTATTTTTGCGATTGGTGATGCTACTGGTCCGAGTACAATTGATCCTTCTGATAAGTATTCTCTTAAATAGCCTGCAATTTGTTCGCTTACTTTTACTGTTTTTATCAAATCATTATGTGCGATTGAAATTAAAACTAAATAATAAAAAGGAGGATATCGAAAAGAGCGTCTTAATTTCATTTCTTCTTCATAAAACGCAACATAGTCCTGTGTTTTAGCTAATTCAATACTATAATGCTCTGGTGAATATGTTTGTATAACTACTTCACCAGGTTTTTCATGACGACCAGCTCTTCCACTTACTTGTGTCAATAAGCTAAATGTTCGCTCACTTGCTCTGAAATCAGGTAAATGAAGTGAACTATCTGCTGCTAAAACACCAACCAATGTAACATTTGGAAAATCAAGTCCTTTTGCAATCATCTGTGTACCTAGTAATATATCAGCCTCACCGTTACCAAATTGCTTAAGCATTTTTTCGTGGGCACCTTTACGACTAGTCGTATCATTATCCATTCTAATGACTCGTGCTTCTGGGTATGTTTTTGTAATAGCTTCCTCTACCTTTTGCGTTCCAGTTCCAAAAAATCGAATATGTTCACTTTGGCAAGATGGGCATTGTTTTGGCATATAGGTTTCATATCCGCAATAATGACATTTTAGATGATGGTTATGTTTATGATAAGTTAAGGAAACCTCGCAATGGGGGCACTGAATTGTGTAACCACAATCTCTACACATTACAAACGAAGAATAGCCTCGACGATTTAAAAATAAGATGATTTGTTCCTTCTTCTCTAATCGATCCATTATTTTTTCATGTAAAGCAGTAGAAAACATCGTACGATTACCGATTCTTAACTGCTCTCTCATATCGACTATTTCCACTTCAGGTAATGGGCCTTGATTAACCCTTTTAGACATTGTATTTAGCTCATAAACACCTTTACCAGCTCTAGCAAATGATTCTAGTGTAGGAGTCGCACTTCCTAAAACAATCGGACAATGATGATATTCTCCTCTCCAAATTGCAATATCTCTTGCATGATATCTTGGATGTTCATCTTGTTTATAAGTAGTCTCATGTTCTTCATCAATGATGATCATGCCAATGTTTTCAAATGGTGCAAAGATTGCTGAGCGGGCACCCACTACTACCTTAACTTCTTTTCTCTGAATCTTTCTCCATTCATCATATTTCTCACCAATAGATAAACCGCTATGTAGAACTGCAACATCATTTCCAAATCTACTTTTAAAACGACCTACAATCTGTGGGGTAAGTGAAATTTCTGGTACTAATACGATTGCTTCTTTCCCTTCAGATAGGACCTCTTGAATGGCTTGTAAATAAACTTCTGTCTTTCCACTTCCTGTTACTCCATGTAAAAGATGGATCTTATTCTTTCTTTCATGAAATGAAGAAACGATTTGCTCAAATGCAATCTGTTGTTCTTCTATTAGTGGTAAAGGTTTAGAAAGTTCAATATCCTTACCTTCATAAGGATCACGATAAACTTCAACTGTTTTAATCGAAATTACCTCGTTTTTCTCCAATGTCTTTATAGGTGAATCAGTGATACCAAGACATTCTTTTAACTCCTTCACACTTGTTTGACCATTCATACGTAAGTATTCAATAATGTCTTTTTGTTGTGGAGATTTGATTATAGGCAATTCTTCGTCTAATACCTTTAATAGAGAAACTACACGTTCTGTTTTTTTATTTGCTTTATTTTTCACTTCATACTCAATTTCAAGCAATCCTTCTTTAATTGCACGTTGAACTAATGAAATTTTACTAACTAGACTTTCCATTTCAGTCCATTCTCTTCTTTTTACGATCGAAAATAGATTTGCTAATTCAGGAACTAATTGATCTAAAGCTTCTTCAGATGTTACTTGAACATGTTTTTTATATACAGCTTTAATAG
This genomic interval from Gottfriedia acidiceleris contains the following:
- the priA gene encoding primosomal protein N'; translated protein: MTYASVLVDVSVRQTDRPFDYKVPTRWQDAIQPGMRVIVPFGPRKVQGFVLSIKETTNLEKVKEIEEVLDVMPVLTEELLLLGSYLSQKTLCFFISAYQAMLPTAIKAVYKKHVQVTSEEALDQLVPELANLFSIVKRREWTEMESLVSKISLVQRAIKEGLLEIEYEVKNKANKKTERVVSLLKVLDEELPIIKSPQQKDIIEYLRMNGQTSVKELKECLGITDSPIKTLEKNEVISIKTVEVYRDPYEGKDIELSKPLPLIEEQQIAFEQIVSSFHERKNKIHLLHGVTGSGKTEVYLQAIQEVLSEGKEAIVLVPEISLTPQIVGRFKSRFGNDVAVLHSGLSIGEKYDEWRKIQRKEVKVVVGARSAIFAPFENIGMIIIDEEHETTYKQDEHPRYHARDIAIWRGEYHHCPIVLGSATPTLESFARAGKGVYELNTMSKRVNQGPLPEVEIVDMREQLRIGNRTMFSTALHEKIMDRLEKKEQIILFLNRRGYSSFVMCRDCGYTIQCPHCEVSLTYHKHNHHLKCHYCGYETYMPKQCPSCQSEHIRFFGTGTQKVEEAITKTYPEARVIRMDNDTTSRKGAHEKMLKQFGNGEADILLGTQMIAKGLDFPNVTLVGVLAADSSLHLPDFRASERTFSLLTQVSGRAGRHEKPGEVVIQTYSPEHYSIELAKTQDYVAFYEEEMKLRRSFRYPPFYYLVLISIAHNDLIKTVKVSEQIAGYLREYLSEGSIVLGPVASPIAKIKDHFRYQCVIKYKSEPALYDVLNRIQQYYQDETDKGKLQLTIDFQPTMFM
- the fmt gene encoding methionyl-tRNA formyltransferase, with translation MTKIVFMGTPDFSVPVLRRLIEGGYDVVGVVTQPDRPVGRKRVLTPPPVKVEALKHNIPVLQPEKIRLPEETEKVLALKPDLIVTAAFGQILPTDILEAPKFGCINVHASLLPELRGGAPIHYSIIQGKSETGVTIMYMVEKLDAGDMLAKVVVPIEEKDHVGTLHDKLSIAGANLLLETIPPLLKGEITAVKQDESKVSFAKNIKREEEQINWSKTGEEIYNHVRGLHPWPVAYTTLNGEVLKVWWSEKVNTNQDSTPGEIIDVLNDGILVATGNHTAIKITDLQPAGKKRMEAKQYINGAGSFIERGMKLGE
- the def gene encoding peptide deformylase, whose amino-acid sequence is MALLKIVEYPNEILETPCEKVTTFDKNLVKLLNNMYETMLSADGVGLAAPQVGILQQVAVVDVEDENGRIDLINPIVMETKGEQTDVEGCLSFPNLYGDVTRPSYAKIKAQNKRGKYFIIEARGFLARALLHEIDHLNGVLFTSKVSKYYEESELEG
- the rsmB gene encoding 16S rRNA (cytosine(967)-C(5))-methyltransferase RsmB is translated as MSKNVREIALDALLSVYKNQSYSNLLVNNYIQKNDLSSADSGLLTEIIYGTIQRDQLLDFYLEPFIKNQKKLEEWVYILIKLSLYQLHFLDRIPPHAVLNEAVNIAKKRGHKGIASLVNGVLRNIQRNGLRSIDEIQDPIERLSIETNHPKWLIEQWVKEFGEEETRKICEENILPPFQTARVNTMKSSREDVIKMLEDEGVQVKVGKLSPFAIEIQKGNVAHTNAFKEGFLSIQDESSMLVAQALGVEKGDDILDTCAAPGGKSTHIAELLGGTGLVTSLDLHNHKVKLIKEQANRLGLDNIETKALDARKAPEEFEGRLFDKVLVDAPCSGLGVIRRKPDILLKKNATDVTNLQRVQKSILDEASKLVKPGGTLVYSTCTVGHEENIDVVQAFLDEHHDYELDHSLIDHVPEKLNENKSVQKGYVQLLPHYFGTDGFFIARLRKKV